One region of Pyramidobacter sp. YE332 genomic DNA includes:
- a CDS encoding carcinine hydrolase/isopenicillin-N N-acyltransferase family protein, with product MGRNYDFKNNTSAMLVYATLKDGYKSVAFAALDNLMANAPDQSLKAKLSCLAAPFVCLDGVNEKGVSIAVLTLDSPPTRQHTGKPVIATTLAIRLVLDKAASTAEAVKLLEAYDMFATSGRDYHFYITDAAGDGRVVEFDCLDEKRPLVATPMRAITNFYALYKDKVLPYQKNGVFGRGRERYDTIEKILTEHENNVTPQIAWKALIDASQAPKEGT from the coding sequence ATGGGGCGAAACTACGATTTCAAAAACAACACTTCGGCGATGCTGGTCTACGCAACGCTGAAAGACGGCTACAAATCGGTCGCTTTCGCCGCGCTTGACAACCTCATGGCCAATGCTCCCGATCAAAGCCTCAAAGCCAAACTCTCATGCCTGGCCGCTCCCTTCGTCTGTCTCGACGGCGTCAACGAAAAGGGCGTCTCCATCGCAGTGCTGACGCTCGACAGCCCGCCGACGCGCCAGCACACCGGCAAGCCTGTCATCGCCACCACGCTGGCCATTCGCCTCGTGCTCGACAAGGCGGCCAGCACCGCCGAGGCGGTCAAGCTGCTGGAAGCTTACGACATGTTCGCCACCAGCGGACGCGATTATCATTTCTACATCACCGATGCCGCCGGCGACGGCCGCGTCGTCGAGTTCGACTGTCTCGACGAAAAGCGTCCGCTTGTCGCCACGCCCATGCGCGCCATCACGAATTTTTACGCGCTCTACAAGGACAAAGTGCTGCCCTATCAGAAGAACGGCGTATTCGGACGCGGCCGCGAGCGCTACGACACCATCGAGAAGATCCTTACCGAGCACGAGAACAACGTCACGCCGCAGATCGCC